In Synergistaceae bacterium, the genomic stretch CATAGGGGAAACCTACGACCTGCTCAGGCAATATGGCTGCTTTATCGTCGGACGTACGGAAATAGAGATTCGTCAGTGTCTTTTGGCTCCTCAGGGAACAAAACCTGCAGACGTCCGCAGGGTTTTTTCTCATCCTGACGATTTCAAACAGTGCGGACATTTTCTGAGAGACCGCGCCTGGGATCTGACCGCCTGCCGGGACACCGCCGAAGCGGCGAAAATCACCGCCGAAGCCAATGACAACCGAACCGCGGCCATCGGTTCCCAATACGTCGCTCAACTCCATAACCTCACGGTGCTCGTTTCGGACGTCATGGATTCTGAGGATAACCGGACGGCTTTCGTCGTCATTGCCACGGCGCCGGAATACGACGAAAGCTCCAACCTCATCTCCATCACTTTTTCGACGGAACACCGCGCCGGAGCGCTCTGTGAAACGCTGATGCCCTTCATGGCTCAGGGCATCAACCTGAGAAGAATAGAATCCCGACCTTCTTCAGGACCCGACAGTTATCGTTTTTTCGCGGAACTTGAGGGCAATATTCTGAACGCCGACATGGTCTCGACCCTGCAACAGGCAATGGCCTCCTGCAGATACCTGGAGGTCATCGGCTGTTATAAAAGCGTGTGATTTTTGACTTTGGTATTTGGTTCTGAAGACACAAGGGAGATTCGTACCAATAGCTTCTTTATTAACGCTTGATTGAAAGCAGATTGGTATCATCCCTCATGATCAGGTCAGACGAAGAGCTGATGCGCAATTTCAACGCAGATTCGCTGAAGTTCCGGAATGAGAGCGAGGGCCTTTTCCTCAGTGAAGCGCAGGGCGGGGCCTGCCAGAGAAAAGGCGTAGACGGCATTGCCCTGCCAGTCGAAGATTGGAAC encodes the following:
- a CDS encoding chorismate mutase codes for the protein MISRERLNPLRKRITEIDSQLIPLCAERMKIAREVAMVKIGENMAILDENREQEVVERALALADGELKSEISLLMRSILALSRKHQRSQMLQGASSLLLPARPSVRENVTCAFQGAPGSWSEQALIKLFPEASRLQVDLPEDVFLAVKEGRVNYGVIAIENSQTGAIGETYDLLRQYGCFIVGRTEIEIRQCLLAPQGTKPADVRRVFSHPDDFKQCGHFLRDRAWDLTACRDTAEAAKITAEANDNRTAAIGSQYVAQLHNLTVLVSDVMDSEDNRTAFVVIATAPEYDESSNLISITFSTEHRAGALCETLMPFMAQGINLRRIESRPSSGPDSYRFFAELEGNILNADMVSTLQQAMASCRYLEVIGCYKSV